The following proteins are co-located in the Tachysurus vachellii isolate PV-2020 chromosome 17, HZAU_Pvac_v1, whole genome shotgun sequence genome:
- the sart1 gene encoding U4/U6.U5 tri-snRNP-associated protein 1 — MGSSKKHKEKDKDRDPEERHREHKKHRHKDRERDKDKEREKDKEKRKRSRSRDRSSRAAEKESRSKGEKSSAEPRVKKEKLEPSNEETEDAGPKSAAGDASLSIEETNKLRAKLGLKPLELNEAKKELGTKEDPKVAEVINPVHIKQQTEIREKLAALKEKRLLNQKLGKVKTLADDDPWLDDASAWVEKSRKLAKEKEMAEKRAKLLEEMDEEFGVSNLVEEVFAQRKMEAYSSKDLKGLAVEHQIESFKEGETVILTLKDKGVLEEKEDMLVNVNIVDREKAEKNVELKKKKPEYKPYNEEESVDDMVTFKPKSILSKYDEELEGEKKKSFRLSTGGFATGDRERELQAIRETLRNQAQSLDMPALTLASEYYTPQEIVGFKKTKRRVKKIRKKEKPVKTDDLLIDDTRSTDFGSRSRGRGRKQVECEEMEECSKEGSSSKVDLLQQSDDIRTADMDISDEDDFVPPEPETFEEDEAELELQKQLEKQRKLKQKQLLKDSGQKVMEQLQVMENVGEDGADDVDKKNNIVFNATSEFCRTLGDIPTYGLSGNREDQEDLMDFEQEEERDGAGGSDSDMDDKVGWSTVNLDEEQKQTDFATASTTILDEEPIVNSGLAAALLLCKNKGLLETQMQKVARVRAPKGALPNDNYCIEDKMAIDDKYSRREEYRGFTQEFKEKESYKPDVKIEYVDESGRKLTPKEAFRQLSHRFHGKGSGKMKTEKRMKKLEEEALLKKMSSSDTPLGTVALLQEKQKSQKTPYIVLSGSGKSMNVNTITK, encoded by the exons ATGGGTTCgtctaaaaaacacaaagaaaaggaTAAAGACCGGGACCCGGAGGAGCGCCACAGGGAACACAAAAAACACCGACACAAGGACCGGGAAAGGGATAAAGATAAAGAGCgtgagaaagataaagagaaaaggaagagatCCCGCTCCCGGGACAGGAGCAGTCGGGCTGCCGAGAAAGAGAGCAGGAGCAAAGGGGAGAAGAGCAGCGCAGAGCCGCGGGTGAAGAAAGAGAAACTAGAGCCCAGCAATGAAGAGACCGAAG ATGCAGGACCGAAATCAGCAGCGGGTGACGCTTCACTCAGCATCGAAGAGACCAA TAAGCTGAGAGCTAAACTGGGTCTGAAGCCCCTCGAGCTGAACGAGGCCAAAAAAG AACTTGGTACCAAGGAGGATCCAAAGGTGGCTGAGGTGATCAACCCCGTACATATCAAACAACAGACAGAGATCAGAGAGAAGCTAGCTGCGCTTAAAGAGAAACGTCTGCTCAATCAGAAACTTGG caaaGTAAAGACGCTCGCCGATGACGATCCTTGGCTTGACGACGCTTCAGCATGGGTAGAGAAGAGTCGCAAACTTGCGAAGGAGAAGGAGATGGCAGAGAAGAGG GCCAAGCTACTGGAAGAGATGGATGAAGAGTTTGGTGTCAGCAACCTGGTTGAAGAAGTGTTTGCACAAAGAAAAATG GAGGCATACAGTTCAAAGGACCTTAAGGGTCTTGCTGTAGAGCACCAAATCGAATCCTTTAAGGAGGGAGAGACGGTTATTTTGACTCTAAAAGACAAAG GTGTtctggaggagaaggaggacaTGCTGGTGAACGTTAACATAGTGGACCGAGAGAAAGCAGAGAAGAACGTAGAgcttaagaagaagaagcctgaATACAAACCTTACAACGAGGAAGAGAGCGTGGACGACATGGTCACG TTCAAGCCAAAGTCTATCCTGTCGAAGTACGACGAAGAGTTAGAgggtgagaagaagaagagcttCCGTCTGAGCACAGGAGGCTTTGCTACAGGGGACAGAGAGCGCGAGCTGCAGGCCATCAGAGAGACGCTGCGGAATCAGGCCCAGTCTCTGGACATGCCTGCTCTCACCTTGGCCTCGGAGTACTACACCCCACAGGAGATA GTGGGTTTTAAGAAAACCAAACGGCGTGTAAAGAAAATCAGGAAGAAGGAGAAACCTGTCAAGACTGACGACCTCCTTATAGACGACACTCGTAGTACAGATTTCGGCTCCAG GTCACGAGGTCGAGGCAGAAAGCAGGTAGAATGCGAAGAGATGGAAGAATGTTCAAAAGAAGGCAGCAGCAGTAAAGTAGACCTACTGCAGCAGTCTGACGACATCCGGACAGCTGACATGGATATCAGCGATGAAG ATGATTTTGTCCCTCCGGAGCCTGAGACCTTTGAGGAGGATGAGGCAGAGTTGGAGCTACAAAAACAACTAGAGAAACAGAGGAAGCTTAAACAGAAGCAGCTGCTGAAAGACTCTGGCCAAAAG GTTATGGAACAACTGCaagtgatggagaatgttggagAAGACGGCGCCGATGACGTagacaagaaaaacaacatCGTCTTTAACGCCACGTCCGAGTTCTGCCGCACGCTGGGAGACATTCCTACCTACGGCCTGTCAGGGAACCGAGAGGACCAGGAGGACCTCATG GACTTCGAGCAGGAGGAAGAGCGAGATGGAGCTGGAGGCTCCGATTCAGACATGGACGATAAAGTGGGCTGGAGCACCGTCAACCTGGACGAGGAGCAGAAGCAAACGGAC ttTGCTACTGCATCGACCACCATTCTGGATGAAGAGCCCATCGTTAACTCTGGCCTCGCGGCTGCTTTGCTGCTCTGCAAGAACAAAG GGCTGCTGGAAACACAAATGCAGAAGGTGGCTCGTGTGCGTGCTCCTAAAGGAGCTCTGCCAAATGATAACTACTGCATCGAAGATAAGAT GGCCATTGATGACAAATACAGCAGGAGAGAGGAATACAGAGGCTTCACTCAGGAattcaaagagaaagagagctatAAGCCTGATGTTAAGATCGAATACGTGGATGAGTCTGGGCGAAAGCTTACCCCTAAGGAG GCATTCAGACAGCTATCCCATCGTTTCCATGGCAAAGGATCTGGAAAGATGAAGACtgagaaaagaatgaaaaaactGGAGGAGGAGGCG TTGCTGAAAAAGATGAGCAGCAGCGACACGCCGCTTGGTACCGTAGCTCTGCTGCAGGAGAAACAGAAGTCCCAGAAAACTCCTTACATAGTCCTCAGTGGTAGTGGGAAGAGCATGAATGT GAATACCATCACCAAGTAA
- the si:dkey-175m17.6 gene encoding N-acetyllactosaminide beta-1,3-N-acetylglucosaminyltransferase 2: protein MARCRCSGRALCLCLLPFLMMSHLLVYIMVTIFVAMSYTPEPKPLTLPLHFIASGASSNSGALGPHPLHEFWNLRLVEGALWNRLQHLKDRENNPILRVNTTGGMFPGTENTSMHENDGSPLCKPYHLWASHLPDFNTMPEQMKDFVLSMHCRNYTLLMNQPDLCKGQDTKADAPLLFMAIKSQVGNFENRQAIRETWGRTGWVQQEAGGERWQVRAVFLLGRQDITTGPHPDLGALLQLESRLHKDILQWDFRDTFFNLTLKDVLFWDWLYVHCPQAHFIFKGDDDVFVRTGALLDYLDKQYAPLQRKTKKVRDDFIVGDVITNAWPSRQPTAKYYIPESFYKGVYPAYAGGGGVVYSAALAMQLREVSQWVGLFPIDDVYMGMCLQRLGVSPSHHPGFLTFDLPEAKREVPCAYRKVLLVHKRSPKEMLTLWRALKAPLDEC, encoded by the coding sequence ATGGCACGATGCAGGTGTAGCGGAAGGGCCTTGTGCCTTTGTCTACTTCCATTTTTGATGATGAGTCATCTCTTGGTGTATATTATGGTGACCATATTTGTCGCCATGTCCTACACACCTGAGCCTAAGCCTCTGACCCTGCCTCTTCATTTCATAGCCTCTGGAGCCTCGTCAAACTCCGGAGCTCTTGGACCACATCCACTCCATGAGTTTTGGAACCTACGTTTGGTGGAGGGTGCTTTGTGGAACCGCCTTCAGCACCTCAAAGACAGAGAAAACAATCCAATATTGAGAGTTAACACCACAGGAGGCATGTTTCCAGGCACTGAGAATACTAgcatgcatgaaaatgatggTTCTCCTCTATGCAAACCTTATCATCTCTGGGCATCTCATCTGCCTGACTTTAACACTATGCCTGAGCAGATGAAGGACTTTGTCTTGTCCATGCATTGTCGAAACTACACCCTCCTGATGAACCAGCCTGACCTGTGCAAAGGACAAGATACCAAAGCAGACGCCCCTCTGCTATTTATGGCAATCAAGTCCCAGGTGGGAAACTTTGAGAACAGGCAGGCCATTAGGGAGACATGGGGGAGGACTGGCTGGGTACAGCAAGAGGCAGGGGGAGAAAGGTGGCAGGTGCGCGCTGTGTTTCTGCTTGGAAGGCAGGACATAACAACAGGTCCTCATCCGGACCTTGGGGCACTTTTACAGTTAGAGAGCAGGCTTCATAAGGATATCCTGCAATGGGATTTCAGAGACACGTTCTTTAACCTCACCTTGAAAGACGTGCTTTTCTGGGATTGGCTCTATGTGCACTGCCCACAAGCCCACTTCATCTTCAAAGGAGACGATGATGTCTTTGTTAGGACCGGGGCTCTCTTAGACTACTTGGATAAACAATATGCACCTCTACAAAGGAAAACCAAAAAAGTTAGAGACGATTTCATTGTAGGAGATGTGATTACTAATGCTTGGCCCAGTCGTCAGCCCACAGCTAAATATTACATACCTGAGAGTTTTTATAAAGGTGTGTACCCAGCATATGCAGGTGGAGGAGGAGTGGTATACTCCGCCGCTCTGGCCATGCAACTAAGAGAGGTCTCACAATGGGTCGGTTTGTTCCCCATTGATGATGTGTACATGGGGATGTGTCTCCAGAGACTGGGTGTTTCCCCTAGTCATCATCCTGGGTTTTTGACTTTCGATCTTCCCGAGGCCAAAAGAGAGGTGCCGTGCGCTTACCGCAAAGTACTACTGGTGCATAAGCGCAGCCCTAAAGAGATGCTTACATTGTGGAGAGCCCTAAAGGCTCCACTTGATGAGTGCTAG